Genomic window (Pyrus communis chromosome 13, drPyrComm1.1, whole genome shotgun sequence):
AAATAGAATTTTAGAAACCATTGCCGTAATAGCTAATTCGCACAAATCCTTTTCCATAATCTACTGTTTTCTATGACCTAATAATATCTTGATCCATATTTTTACCATTGTATTCTCGCAGTCTGATTTGAAGCTGAAGAAGTTCTTGCACATAATAGAGAACTCACCGGTGTTTCCTGTTTTATATGATCACAACAGGTATGATAATTTCTTTCTCATACATTGATTAATTTGACATTTCTCATCATCTTTTAACTACCTCCTCCCCTTTTCCTAGTGTTGTAAAGAGCTTGACTTTGTTGGGATTGTTTTCAATGACTGCTTGTGTAACGTAGTGTTGATTACTCTATATGGCTTTGTATTTCTTTAAATCTTGATAAGCGATGTTCCGTTTACTTTGGCAGAACTGTTTTGTCTTTACCACCCATTATTAATGGTGCACATTCAGCAATCACATTAAAGACAAAGAATGTTTTCATAGAATGTACAGCCACTGATTTAACAAAAGCCAAGATTGTTCTGAACACAATAGTAAGAACCTGAAATTTTATAATGcatttatttcctagtttttgGTTCACCTGTCAGGGGATGATGGCATAAACTTTTATTCGTTCAGGTAACAGCATTTTCAGCATATTGTGAAAGGAAATTTGAGATTGAACCAGTTGAAGTGTTATATTCTGATGGAAACTCACATGTTTATCCTGATTTATCGATCTACAACATGGATGTTTCTCTATCGTATGTCAATAGTTACACTGGAGTGTCTTTGAAAGCGAAAGAGGTATATCAATAACTGCATGTTACTTATTCctttttcattctttaataTTGCTTATTGTTtccaatgattttttatttgtgaaatTATATGTTGTAGGAATACTGCTGTTACCGATTGCATAACAACCATTTTCATGAATTATAGCAGATTTAGTTGATAAACTGCATCCTTTtgcttttctcatcattctttatTATTACCGTGTAGGTTACTGATCTGTTGAAGAGGATGCAATTGCATGCTGAGCAATCTAAATCTGACAATATTACTGTGTCTGTACCTCCAACCAGAAGTGACATTCTTCACCCTTGTGATGTTGTGGAGGTATAATTATTCATAGCGCACTCACTGTATTAATAAACCAAACTCTTtcccgttttttttttttttttttttgacaaagtaTTCTCTTTTGTGTTTAGGATGTTGCAATTGCTTATGGATACAATAATATTCCAATGAGAAAGCATATTCCAACGAGCGAGCCTGTTTCTTTGAAGCCACTAGCCttgaatgagttcactgaactcATCAGACTAGAGGTTTGTAACAAAGATTTGTCAGTTGACACATAAACAGTTTTAATTGTGTGGCTTATTCTAATTTCTTTTGTGTTGCTTCAAAATTGTGTTAGATTGCAATGATTGGGTTTACAGAGGTCTTGACATTCATATTGGGCTCGTGGAAAGAAAACTTCTCAATGTTAAGATGTAAAGATGACAAATCGAAGGCTGTGGTTATTGCGAATCCCCGCTCATCTGATTGTGAGCTTGTCAGAACCAGTCTGATGCCTGGCATTTTGAAAACTGTTAATAACAACAAAGATCATCCGAAGCCCATAAAGGTATATGTTACCAAGTTCTCTTCTACAATATAGTTTCTCATCTGCGGTTGCACTTTTTCCCCTTTTCTGGTAAGTTATTGTATGAATTTTAGCAAGGATGGATATAACTTTCATATTGTTACAGATTTTCGAAGTGGGTGACGTAGTACTGTTGGATGAGAAGACAGATGTTGGTGCAAGAAATCATTGCCAACTAGCAGCTCTATACTGTGGTGCTACGTCGGGGTTAGAGGTACAATACCAAACATCCTTGCTGCATACTGTTTGTTTCTCCTACTTTAGAACCTAGTAGCATTTATGAATAATGATTACATGTTGCTGACCTTTGGTTTATGATCTGCAGTTGATACATGGCCTGGTGGACAGAATTATGGGAGCGGTTGGGGCTTCTTGGGTTCCTGTTGGTGACAATACAGGATACTTCATCGAGACTTCAGATGTGAGTATATCTTTTACTTTTGTCTTTTGCTAGCTCTTTTGGTTGGTATGGATAATTTTCATGCAATTTTGACATGTCCTGAAGGATCCCGAGTTTCTTCCCGGGAGACAAGCAAGCATCATCTATAAAGGGAAGCACATTGGAATTTTTGGCATTTTACATCCCGAGGTACAAATCGTAACTTAGTTTTTTGATAAGGCTATAGCTACCTGATTAGATTCTGTACTATAAACTTTCCCATTCTTGCTTTGAGTCAATCACGACCGATAGTCAATTTCTATTACCTTAATGGTGTATTTTTGTGTCTTTTCAGGTGTTAAACAACTTTGACATTCCTGATCCGTGCTCCTATGTAGAACTTAACGTTGAGAGCTTGTTGTAGGTCTGTATAACAACAAATGTAAGCTTCGTCTTTCATTCTTCCCATAGGtttatactcttttttttttaagatctTTCCTCTCTTCGTTTTTCATTCGGCATGCACAGAGCTTTGTCGAGCTTATTTTCTTGATTTGCAGCTGACAACCGTACAAGAGATAGATAGTCATTCTTCTGCACGAAGAATTTAGTACGAAATCAGGAAACCACAACGAGGATACAAATGTCAGTTTTGTTCTCTTGGTTTCGACTTTTATTCAACTATTGATTAGTGAATTGAGTTTTTCTAAAAACATCGATTGTAAGATGCATTCATACATAGAAGCTACCATTTGTTGCCAAACCGTAATGTTGAATAGAGATCTCTTATTCTTCGAACTTTTGGGTACGGATAGCTTCCGGTTTTGCATCCTCGTGTTTTATTTCCGTTTAGCTTCAGTTGTGGATTAGAATGTTAACAGTTATGGTGTTTTTGAAAGAGAGTTGCAAGTTTACTCATTTATTTTATGCGTATTTTTGCAGCCCTTTTATTTAGTCAAGAAATTAACCTCGCGTTTACGCTGTAATTTGTagtaatttcttttttctttcggGATTATGCCCCGTTGCAACAAAAAAGTGTCATGAAAAAAGGCTTTGTGATTGGTTCTGTAGCttacaatttttgtgaaaaatttaACTATCGAGTTTTTACAACATTATTAAGTCGTAAAAAAActaccaattgattttattatttttttcttttttgaacaaacggtaTTCTCTACATTAGGGAGGAGGTGAGGGTGATTTAGCCTCATCatggactaacaataatatggttcaaattcatttttgacgagaatcgaatataaaactttatttataagtgaatAGATATACtattagactgtagtactaagtggctctTCTGATCGAATTTTTCAGTTGAATATTCATACATAAAAGTTCACAAGTTTCTCATATGGACTAAAAATTCTTCAACATCTTCCAACTTCACAAGAGAAGCCTGCAAAATAGAGCATGCATGAAGCTCACATGTTTTTCATGTGGGCTATAAATGCTTCAAGATCTTCCAACTTAGCACTATAGAAGCCTGCAAAACAGAGCATTGTATAACCAAATATGCAATTCAAACGCTGAAAAACAAAGTTCGACTTGAAAGGCCACTAGTTGAACATGAATATAGTCCGTAGTACGTAGATGTTACCTCTGCGAATTTCCATAACAGACGGGTCTCTGTGCGCGTTGTTGATCCAAGCAATCTTGCGGCGTTTGGATTCTTCCATCTTTTCGGTCTGCAGCTTTCCTACTTTCATCCGAAGTTCTGATGCCGTTTTCACCATCTCTGCATAAAACCGTAATCCACTAAAACTTTTGCTTTTCAATACTTCGAATTGTAGCTCGAGATACAAACTTTCGAATGCCTAAATGCATGAATTTTCCTATTCAGTAGTCTTGAAACAAGATATGGTTGGAGTAGCAGCGCATTACCAAATGCAGGTTTGTCTGCACAACATATATATACCTATCGGGAACCTACGGGCAAGAAAACTATTCACATCTCTGCATTTGCTTGAGGTTTTAACACCAGAAAATTTCAGAACAACCAGAACGTATAGTCACCAATTGAAGCttgtaaaacaaaaacaaaatcatagcAAAACTTGATGAGAAAACAAATATTTCGACCAACTCCCGAGTGTCCAAGTGATCAAAAGGTGTGCATATTACAGAAATCGGCAATGGCTGGGGAAATCTTTACGAAGTGATCAATTTTCTTCTTAAAACTAAATCCATGCTTCCTAAATTTATACATATTCGAAGGAAGTATTTAGTTAGTTACCTTGGAAAATTTCATGGTAAGAGTTTAGGTCATATTGTTGCAATGTCCCATTGACAAGCGCAGAACAACGATCTCTAGACACAGACTGTCCTTCTAATGCTTGGATCTCTTGATTCAGCGCAGCATTCTCCTTACTAACCTGTATGCGTATTCCATTAAAGGAATGTCGATCAGGAATTCAATTTCATGCAAACAAGACATTCTTGCAACCTCTGGTATTATAATTACCTCAGTGAGTTCGTTCCTCAACAAATCCAGCTGGGCATCCAGGTCTGTGTCAACTATTGCATTTTGACATAAACAAGCGTCGACAGGTAGTTCATCCTAGAAAGTAACTTTCTTTAGTCAACAAATTATACAAGTTTACAGAACGGAAAAATCATCAGTCACCAAATCAACAAGCAGCATATGGAACTTGATTTCTCTTACAGTCGGAGTGTGGATGAAAATGTAACTGAAAGCATCAATAAACTGAAAAGAACATACATTCTTAGACAGGTCGAACCCCTCTGGAACTTGAAAAACGTAGTCAAGGCAGTACTGCTCCCAGACACCCAGCTTTTTATCAAGATCTGATTGAACCTTTTTGCGGATGATATCAACACCCTACAGAggaataaacaaacaaataaacaaacgaGTAAACTCAACAGTGGATTATCGAAAAAGATTGCATCTTCCTACTAAGTTCGAATACGAAAATTATAATCCtcaatcaattttcttttgttttaaagtAATCATCCAATGCAAcagccactcagtactacggtctggtagtattcctcttcacttgaaagtgagaggtcttaggttcgaatctcgtggatggtggaattcgataccaaattaggccgcccattgtgtgacttaaccgaactccccctccccttagtataaaaatattgtactaaaaaaaaaaaaaaaaaaaatcatccaatGCAACTTATCAAGCACCAaaagaattcaaatttaaaaaagctACAAAACATTTTTagcaaaaattaataatatgaaATAACCCccctaaaaattaataatatgaaCTAACccctcaaaaataaaataaaaaatgtgttcaCAAATACTCTCACTCACACAAAACATAGAAATTAGTAAAATTTGTGAAGGGGAAAACCCTAGAATTatgaaataaattgaaattaagCATATTGgggcaaaacaaaacaaaaaaatggtgTGTAGAAATTGGAATTATACCCTGGATAGATCTTGGGCTCTGTCAGTGCCCTCAATTTTCAGAGAGGTTGATGCttgtctggaaaaaaaaaatggtaaaaaaatattgttattaATTACAATACTTCACCtctaataacaataaaaatagtaaaattaatgaaaaaaaattaattaagatcATTAGAGAGAGATTTACTGAAGGAAATGATCGAAGGCGTCGTCGACCAAGTCATCGGTGATGTTTAAGACGTCGTTGATGAACAGCTGTGGATTCAGATTCAGCGAATTGAATGCTGCCTCGCTTTCGCTGCCTTCCATTCTCGATACACGCAAAGCTCTATTGCACAGAAGCACTCGCAATTACTCCACAGATTGCTGGTTTTCAGATTCGCATTAGGGATTTTCCCGCGCAAAGTGCCTGTAAAATGGCGGAGGAGAGCGGAAAGGGCAGGACTTGAATtttgaaaagtgaaaaataaaagcagttttcgagaaggaaaaggagattTCCTAGGAATTTAGAAATTTATGATCGTGACccttcatcgtatatcgtacagtcagtttttattaggtattatttgtatttaattttaaattttgaaatgatttctgatcgtaTGATGTAAAATACATGGTCACGATCACGGGATCCCTAGGAAAAAGATCCGACGGggatcctttttcttttgagatAGCGAGCCGTCTACACGCGTGTACTCGTTctgccacgtcaacatttttttttttttttgaaagccAGGAAAAAAAGAAGTAGCAGGTAACGATTATTCGTATGTTTGATGCATAACGTTTTTGCGTCCATTAAGTGTTTGACAAGATCTCTTGTAAAAGTTCCTCAACAACATTTGACATTGGATCTCAATGTCACTCGGCTAATTATTTTGACATTTGTCGATATGacgtttattatatattgtacggtcataaatcattttaaatacttttattttaaattaaatatgaatag
Coding sequences:
- the LOC137712966 gene encoding phenylalanine--tRNA ligase beta subunit, cytoplasmic-like; this encodes MPTVSVGRDRLYAALGKTYTQEQFEELCFDFGIELDDVTTEKAIIWKEKHLDDDEGGEDEEVIYKIEVPANRYDLLCLEGIAQSLRVFNGQEDIPTYNLANISKESMIKMHVKPETSLIRPHVVCAVLRGVTFNDASYNSFIDLQDKLHQNICRRRTLVAIGTHDLDTLQAPFTYEALPPSSINFVPLKQVKNFRADELMEFYKSDLKLKKFLHIIENSPVFPVLYDHNRTVLSLPPIINGAHSAITLKTKNVFIECTATDLTKAKIVLNTIVTAFSAYCERKFEIEPVEVLYSDGNSHVYPDLSIYNMDVSLSYVNSYTGVSLKAKEVTDLLKRMQLHAEQSKSDNITVSVPPTRSDILHPCDVVEDVAIAYGYNNIPMRKHIPTSEPVSLKPLALNEFTELIRLEIAMIGFTEVLTFILGSWKENFSMLRCKDDKSKAVVIANPRSSDCELVRTSLMPGILKTVNNNKDHPKPIKIFEVGDVVLLDEKTDVGARNHCQLAALYCGATSGLELIHGLVDRIMGAVGASWVPVGDNTGYFIETSDDPEFLPGRQASIIYKGKHIGIFGILHPEVLNNFDIPDPCSYVELNVESLL
- the LOC137713987 gene encoding protein MIS12 homolog, coding for MEGSESEAAFNSLNLNPQLFINDVLNITDDLVDDAFDHFLQQASTSLKIEGTDRAQDLSRGVDIIRKKVQSDLDKKLGVWEQYCLDYVFQVPEGFDLSKNDELPVDACLCQNAIVDTDLDAQLDLLRNELTEVSKENAALNQEIQALEGQSVSRDRCSALVNGTLQQYDLNSYHEIFQEMVKTASELRMKVGKLQTEKMEESKRRKIAWINNAHRDPSVMEIRRGFYSAKLEDLEAFIAHMKNM